CAAACGCGAACGCTTCTGCAACACGTATAACATTTTGAATCGGTCAGGCCTGCTGGGCATCACACTGCGCACAAAGGAACTTATTCGACAAAATAAACGATCCCAGGCCCAACTTCAGAGTCTGCAGGCTCAGACTGACCTCTTCTTGGAGGCCATATGTAGTGGAGATCCCAAAGTCTGGACGAGATTGCAACTTATCCTCCAGAAATCCAGAAACAGTGAAGAGACACCAGCGGACACACTGGCGGATTCTGTAAGGGGTGCAGAGTAGGATATGACAGACGTGGGTTGTATGGTGTAGTAGCAGGTTCAGATCTTAATATTTCAGCTGTTGTATTCTGCGGTTTTCGCCACCTTTGCTCAGACCTTTTCAAGTTTGGCACATTTCTAATCAATTGTTTAGTAAATTTGTCATAATATCAGTTGAAAACATCAAAGATTTAAGTCTTCAGTAGAGTCCAGAGGTCTAGTTATCACTCCAAGTGTTATCTATCCAACATCATTCTTATTCTTGTGTTTTTGTCCAAAGTATATAAAGACAATGTTTAGGTTAAAACTGCATCTTTTTCAGAATtaactgattcagtgattcagaatTTATTAGCAGTGTAgtctctatttaaaaaaagaatgctattAACCATTCTTTTCTCAATCTAATTGGTAACTATTTGGAAAGGAGGCCTTGGAACACTGGAACGTAAAAATAGTTTCTGCTCAGAATGaatcaaaatggaaaacagttcatTTCTAATCTCTGTAtctaataaatgtgaccctgtctgtgaaatcaaGGCTAAAGTCTccaaatctaattatgagataacaagcatcaaagtttgatttcaaccatttaTTTCactgatttcaatctttgacatggccttactcagtcaatgttaaagatataaaggttatatttcacagaatgttctacatctttatgaaggatgattttatgtagaaaacagtaaatcacacacaaaaaaaatgacttcagctgggttttcacaggcagGGTCACAAATGCCTTTGACAAAGATTTGAGTACTTATACTTAAGTACACAATtcccaattatttttttaattcagttgaaaatgtgaaattcagGATCATCTTTGTGaaactttgtaaaaaaatatgtttgtaataaacattatttgtatgtgtataatGTGTTCTGAAATGCGTCTCCAAATAAAAGTTATCTATGAGAAAGACCAATGGAGGTTAAGAGTAAGAGTACTTATAACCATTTGTGCTGGTCAGAGTGTTTTTGAAGTAGCATTTCAAATGTGGTCGTTATGTAATGCCTTGTGTCATATTATTGAGTTTACATTCTTAACAAAGATTTGGATGTGAATGATCAAATTGACAAATGTACTGGTTGAATTTTTTTCCATAGCAATCTGTTTATACTGCACGCAAACAGACTGTTTATTGTGTTTGGGAAAGCAGGTACTAATGACAGAGGTCAGGTTTAGTGGAGTAAAATCACTATGTCATAGCATGTACACTGTGCAAGTGTACTTTGCTGTACACATCGTGTTGATTTATCAGAACGACATATTTTTGCTGTAGAAATCTATGCAATAGGCTTGTTTAGTATTAGCATTGTACTCAAGTGCTGTTTTGTATTCTGTAGGTgtcatttgactttttatgtgccttcaaaaataaaggctttttaaatataaaatgtcagaTATTTTAAAACTATGCCCTGGGTATTAGTTAAAGTTTGAACAATTTGTTCCATAAATCATGGTttaatgtgttaaagggatactcctccccaaaatgaaaattttgtcattaatcacttacccccatgtaattttaacccgtaaaagcttttttcgatttcggaacacaatttaagattttttggatgaaaaccgggaggcttgacaCTGTCCCaatgactgccaagtaaataacagtgtcaaggtccataaaaggtatgaaagtcgttgtcagaatactccatctgcaatctgggttaaatgaagcgacgggaacactttttgttagtgaagaaaacaaaaataatgattttattcaataattcctttgtcaacagtctcctttgtgtctctccatatcaccgtgtgctgtgtgtgctcttttgtgtcatccacgccacaaggatgcgctgttttatttcaaatcaaagctaaatacacgtaaaaaacagtgcatccttgtggcacggatgacacagaagagcatacacagcacacagtgatatggagagaaaaTACTATATTCCTCAACAGAAAATGCATGTTCATTATCattgcatgccatattttttaaGTATCAAATACAGAAACTTATTAatacagaaatgtattaattcaCAACAGTATAATAACTAAATAGGTGGtagaaaaatgacatgaaaatataaattttagctGTGATAGTGTAATTGGCAATGCAAATGGAAACTGCAGCTTCTAAACAACTAAACAAAGCATAGTCAACTGATCCAGTCAAGATGGACATGAAGAGTTAAGATGTTTTGATAAGATAAGATGCTCAATTCAGCTGCAGCCAAAGGATGTTGAGGGGCCATGTTTCCAAACGTCAAACAGGACTGAGAGCGGAGCAATCGTGAGTGTGCACTTATAATAATTGAAACGCTGACATGAAACTTAATAGTGGATTGCTGTTTTATAAGTGGGTTTCAATTACAGAATAGTGCGACCCTCCATTATTACTATTTTGACCATGTTGGACAGAGTGCACAGAAACATAAGCACACATTTACTGCCAAAGACAAAGATAATTAAAGATATGAAACAACAGACATTTTTAGAAGAATGATGATGGTATCAAGTACATGTGTGCTATTCAGAAATGAATTGAAAATTAAATCCTGGTCTAGTAACAGAAATATGTTGAAATGAACTGAAACAGGATGAACTGAAATTTCAGAAATTTGAATCTTGAATGGAAGTAGTATCAAAAAGTTCATATAACTGTAATGTTTAAATAGAAATGCAAAGTATGTGAAgacatacattaccattcaaagtcTCCTATGCTaactaaaaatcaaaaatactgtaaaaacaataatattaggaaaatagtacaatttaaaataacttatcaAATGATAACttaaattatcaatgttgaaaatagctgtgatgcttaatatttgtgtaaacCATTAGgatgatgaatataaagtttaaatgaacagcagttatttaaatcttttgttgcattctaaatgtctttactgtcacttttaatcaattttaatgcattcttgctaattaaaagtactaaaagaaaCTGAgccaaaagtatttatttcatgTATCATTTATGCATTACCTACagtatgttgattttttttatttttttaaatcgcaGTTCAGTACATttcaatgttacatttaaatttcttGTGGCATGTGGCCAAAATTTCTAACTAACCTAAATGTTACCCACATTTTAGCAGGCCACTTGTGTAATAGTGTTCTGATTAACTAGTGTGCATTGTTTTGTAAATACCCATCCATCCTTTAATCCTGGCCTCCTTCTCTGATGTTACCGCTGCTAATCACTGCTGCCCTGAACTAGGGCTGAAATTGAGTTTCAGCACAGTGATGACAGACATAGATATTGGCTTTACCACACCTTTGTGACATAACACTCTCCTAATTTGTGCAGCGATGACAGAAATCCACTAAAAATGTAGATCAGTTGTGTGGGCTAACACAACTCGAGTGAACTGATCATATTTAATAACTGTTCCACACAGGCCAACTTATGATAAACACACTGATATGGCAAGTTCTTGGCTTTTCAGTCATGTTTGTGATCATGGTAGACCTGCCAGTTCCCAGGTTTGGTCTCCACAGTCTGAACTGGTAGGAAAAGGCCCAGAGCCCACCGGGAACCAAAAACATCAGTCAGGTTGGCACGCCAGGTCCCCCGACCCTCTGACAACTGCCCTTTTTGTAGCTCACACCAGGTTTGCCCTCGGGCTACTAGTAGAAGCTGTTGACAGCAGAAACCAGCGCTCACTAGTCCAATACCCAGCCAGACGTACAGCATTATAACCAGAAAGAACTGGAGACCGGAAATCGAACCTGaggggagaaaaagaaagaatgtaCTTATCCAGGATATTTGAAGCAGGAAAGCCTCAAGAAAGACTGAATTAAACTTACCAAGGAAGAAGTAACCTGTCGAGAGCGGCAGAAGAGTGAGGAACGTCAGTGGGTTCTCAAAGGAAATGGAGTATTCCGTCGTAAGATACGCCACCCCAATTACCAACGAATACAGACAACAGCAGGACGTATAGATGCTGAACATAATAAAGTAGCGCATGTTCTTATTCCCAATACAGTTTCCTGTGAAAAAGCAGTGGTGGTCCCGTTTTAGAATCACTTTCTTACACACTTTGCAGAAGTGGCGTCCATTCAGGAGGTAGTGGGCGTCAATTCGGTCCGGGCAGTCAGGTGAACAGACTGGAATAACTGTCTCGTTGGCACTCTCAGATGGGTACCATATAGTCATTGTGTAATTACCCAGCGCGTTCCCAATGAGGAATAGAAAGACGCCAATGTGGACCAGCATGGTGGGATTTAGCGCCTCATCTGGACTTTGGAAAACAGTGGGCATGAAGAGGAGGAAGTGGAGGGTGAATGTGACCACGGTTGCAGTGTAGAAGTATACAGGTGCAATCGTATTGAGTAGTCTGAGTTTTACCATCCTGAACAACATGCCTGTgttagattaattaaaaaaaattcttaattcagaaaatgtatttaaatgaagaGTATAAAATCATAAACTTTAAAAGCAGTTTATCcctatgaaaaataaaactacttgaatcaaaaataatgaaagaaagtTACTGGCATACTGTAAACTTAACTTATACTTTATAAtgctttaaatacatatatatattttttaataaaaaaaataataaaaatacatggatAGTTTTCACTGTCTGTCAATAAAGAATCATATCTGTCCCAACAAGTATTAAGCAAGTTCAAATGAAATGAACTGGAATTGTGCTCACATAATTGCATGTCttcagagaaaaataataatttggaaataataattgtttttgaacTTTCATAGGTAAATAAGGAGAGGTGTGAAATTTGTGCTCCAGTAGAGAGCCAAACGAAATTTCAGAAAAAATCTGTGTTCCAAACATGTTTCCTAAATACTCCCTCGCCTTTCAATGGTCGGCaaaacagatagccccgcccccaacTCACACCACTGGTTGAGCCCATGTTGCTAAGTGggactaaacaaaaaaaataagcaatgttGAAAGCCAGAGTGTTTACACTTTTATATCCAGGAATACATTAATGTATCTTAAACGTCTCtgattgatgacaccaacagaAAATAGCGCACTTCACGATGAATGAtattaaatacgctgtgttttccgccaaatggcaacccagggtgccaaaatacaattgggtaaacttgcagtgggtgggtttcacaaaccaaaacagagaccgacattccggcccggaacgaacattttcaaaagagaaactgtagcattgtttttcagataaatacGAATGTTAACTaggcatttttcttaaatatctgcaaacatattatggtatgtttatgctttagtagagtcaaaaacttacatacagcacctttaaactgtttttttgtagtgtaaaaattttatatagagcatttaaacttttttaacattattaaggcagtgtctcctcaaaatattggatgagaaaaaaaaattgtagtacaaaaataaaacaatgacaatattacaaaatgtaaaaaaaaaaaaatggataaatcatctcagttacatatgtaacctgagTTGTATGAAAGGAGAGAAGGTTAGCACTCTCCTTGACAAGGATGGAAGAGGTCCTAGTGACCTTCAACACATGGTTAAGGGATTGTCACCTACTTCATGGCATCTCTAACCAAgttttgtggggaagtcgtggccttatggttagagagtcggaatTGAAATTCAAAGGTTGCGAGTTTGAGCCTCGGACTGGCAGGAATTGTcatggggggagtgaatgtacagtgctctctccaccttcaataccacgactgaggtgcccttgagcaaagcaccaaacccccaactgctccgcagcataaatggctgcccactgtgttcactgcagtgtgtgtgcactttggatggtttaaatgcagagcatgaatttcgagtatgggtcaccatacttggctgtatgtcacgtcacttatcacttaaccttggttccctgaatagggaacaaGATGCTGCGATGACGTCATCGCTATGGGAACACCTCTGAAGCCCTTATACCATCATGCCAATTTATTGGCCAGTAGCGCTTAGCACCGCCACAAGCATACGTCACGTATGCTCATATATGTGTGCTGTGATTTTCATCAGATTTTACACTATGATGAAGAAAGCAATATCAAAGGTACGGAACGGCCAGCatcgcagcatctcgttccctatttagggaaccaaggttacatatgtaaccgagattTTCCTTTTTATAGATTCACTTCAATACTGCGATGACATCATCGCTATGGGAACGTTATACCATCACGCCTGACATACCTAGATAGCTTGAAGACCGAGGAAAGAGTCTGCTCAAGCGGAGGAGACCCAGGAGCCAAGAGCTATCCTCACATCAAGACAAGTAGAACTTGATGAAAGTGCTAGGAGAGGACTAACCTGCCACAGAGAGAGCCTGAGAAGAAGCCATTGCTCTCGTAAAATGATCACGCACCTTTAGAGGCGAAGTCACACCAcacgcctcataggctaaagatatatTCAATATCTGACCCCGAATAGCAGGGGAGAAAGCCTCCAACCACTTGCTGAAACGGAATTGAAGCAGCCTTAGGATTAACTAGGCCTAGGAAACAGTAAGACTTAACCAACATTTGGGAAAAGTCCATACAAGAGGAGCTGACAGAGCCTGCAGATCCTCATTCCTCTAATAGAGGATAGGATTACCAAAAAACTGCATAAGATTTCAACATTATCTGAGAGACTTAAATGGATTAAatggatggcctgccaggccttcCAACCTAAAAATAAGTCACAAAAAGGAATCTGTCCAAATCATGCCCCGAGCTCAAGTCAGCAGGTCATGTCTGAGGGGAACCTCCCAAAGGGGCCACTAACAGACTGACCAATTCTGAGAACCACGTAGAGTGGGCCAAAACGGCACCACCAACAACAGACATTCACTCTGACCAACCTTACTCTGAACAGAATGGTTTGGGAGCAAACAGGTTGATGGTTAAGGCATAATACTGGTCCTGGGCCATTCTTGGACTAGAGCGTCCACACCCCGAGGCGACGGAGGAGACAAGGAGACCAGAGCATGCAATGCGCATACTCTAAGCAAACAAATTCACTTTCACTCGGCCGAAGCGCTGCCATATGAGACTCACCACCTGATGGTGCAATCTCCATTCTCCAGCCTCCAAACTCAGCCTCAAGAGTTAGACCACTCCTAAGTTCAGGTGACCCGGGACATGAACTGCTCTGATCGACAGGAACCTGGTCTGTGTCCACGTCTTACCAACCTGCAAAGGGGGCGAGAGCGTAATCCTCTCTGACCATCCATGTATGAGACCACAGCCATGTTGTCAGTCCTTGAGCTAATGTGACAACCACTCAATTGGGTAAGAACCGTTTGAGTGCCAGAACGCTGCTCCAAGCAGTTTGTGTAATTGAGCTAATATCAGCCAATTGTCAAGTTAACTCAAAATTCAGACAACAGGGCCAGAGACGCACCAATTCACCTTGCGTTCGAGGCCAGTTTCCCTGGAAGAATACAGTATTAGCAAGCTTTATTCCAAAAGcaaatctgaggaacttcctgatTCTCTTGACGATCTGGATGCAGAAGTATGCATCCTTAGATCGATGGTCACAAACCAATCTCCGGTTCAGATAGAGACAGGATGAACTTCTGCGTCAGCATCTTGACATTTCATACTCCAAACTCAAGGTTAGGTGACGCAAATCCAGTCAACCCAAAGAAGCTGGATGGTGTAACCATACGACAGCCTGATCCTCCCTCATGAGGCCCCGAGACACCCGAGTTGTGGGAAAAACCTCTGAAACAGGAATGGATACTAAAATcagtaggggtgtgacgagacactaataccacgagacgagacgagactgggttcacgagaacgagacgagatgagatttttagacatttttaaagaaatcgtCAATATTTATGAGTATAGTGATGAATagtattttgttaaattgtaaaacacaaaatgcaaaaaatgtaggtgcattttgaaatcaacttgtactttatgaaattaaacttctattttaattaaattatatgtagcaataaacaacatgtaaactagagctgcacgattctggataaattgacaatcatgtttatatatttatatatatatatatatatatatatataaattggagatcacgattttctcacaattctgaagaaaatgttcattactgaaaaatatgtatattaattaaaaaaaaataaaaataaggggGCTTAAGtcatacctgtcaacatttggatACCGAAATCCGGGAGACTCCGGGGGGGCGGGgcggttggggggggggggggactcgacagatgggggttgggtttggggcggTTCAGAGGCACGttaaatacacatg
The sequence above is drawn from the Cyprinus carpio isolate SPL01 chromosome A17, ASM1834038v1, whole genome shotgun sequence genome and encodes:
- the LOC109108118 gene encoding palmitoyltransferase ZDHHC22-like isoform X2, translated to MLFRMVKLRLLNTIAPVYFYTATVVTFTLHFLLFMPTVFQSPDEALNPTMLVHIGVFLFLIGNALGNYTMTIWYPSESANETVIPVCSPDCPDRIDAHYLLNGRHFCKVCKKVILKRDHHCFFTGNCIGNKNMRYFIMFSIYTSCCCLYSLVIGVAYLTTEYSISFENPLTFLTLLPLSTGYFFLGSISGLQFFLVIMLYVWLGIGLVSAGFCCQQLLLVARGQTWCELQKGQLSEGRGTWRANLTDVFGSRWALGLFLPVQTVETKPGNWQVYHDHKHD
- the LOC109108118 gene encoding palmitoyltransferase ZDHHC22-like isoform X1; the protein is MLFRMVKLRLLNTIAPVYFYTATVVTFTLHFLLFMPTVFQSPDEALNPTMLVHIGVFLFLIGNALGNYTMTIWYPSESANETVIPVCSPDCPDRIDAHYLLNGRHFCKVCKKVILKRDHHCFFTGNCIGNKNMRYFIMFSIYTSCCCLYSLVIGVAYLTTEYSISFENPLTFLTLLPLSTGYFFLGKFNSVFLEAFLLQISWISTFFLFLPSGSISGLQFFLVIMLYVWLGIGLVSAGFCCQQLLLVARGQTWCELQKGQLSEGRGTWRANLTDVFGSRWALGLFLPVQTVETKPGNWQVYHDHKHD